Proteins encoded in a region of the Drosophila sechellia strain sech25 chromosome 2L, ASM438219v1, whole genome shotgun sequence genome:
- the LOC6611313 gene encoding protein rolling stone encodes MFRLLAGTEPELSSGNLQEPLSLRDELRFRRLGLHHHFPTDFLRSQWQSGPKSSIFLAYRWALGGFFGAGVVGCISEYYNNGNFFIFLTNWGFVLCGVTSITGAILVTIYHFKPETWVPPSCLIKVYWACYWTNITLACVIAFAYWTAIYPKDRVLTNPTRVSDLYNIWTHLLPPIFFTIDNFLVAQPARLLHFVYPLAFLHTYGIFAILFYALGGRNLDGKHYIYPFLNFARPKIVLKTVTYLSIVLVSLSSLEYGVYRLRNFIARKLGYL; translated from the exons ATGTTTCGTTTGTTGGCCGGAACTGAGCCAGAATTATCCTCCGGCAATCTTCAAGAGCCCTTAAGTTTACGGGATGAGCTCCGATTCCGTAGACTCGGCTTACATCATCATTTTCCCACGGACTTCCTACGTTCGCAA TGGCAGTCTGGGCCAAAATCTTCTATTTTCTTGGCTTACCGATGGGCATTAGGCGGATTCTTTGGTGCCGGCGTGGTCGGTTGTATTTCTGAGTACTACAACAACggaaatttttttatattcttgaCCAACTGGGGATTTGTATTGTGTGGCGTTACCAGTATTACCGGAGCAATACTTGTGACTATCTATCACTTCAAGCCGGAAACCTGGG TTCCTCCGAGTTGCTTGATTAAGGTTTATTGGGCTTGCTATTGGACTAACATCACATTGGCGTGCGTAATTGCATTCGCCTATTGGACAGCCATATATCCCAAGGATCGGGTGTTAACTAATCCGACTCGGGTTTCCGATTTGTATAACATATGGACTCACTTGCTGCCACCTATTTTCTTCACCATCGATAACTTTCTGGTGGCGCAACCAGCTCGACTTCTTCACTTTGTTTATCCACTGGCATTCCTCCATACTTACGGAATTTTCGCAATACTATTCTATGCCCTTGGCGGTCGTAACTT aGACGGAAAACACTATATATATCCGTTTTTGAATTTTGCTAGGCCAAAGATAGTTTTAAAAACCGTAACATATCTCAGTATAGTTCTGGTGTCCTTGTCCAGTCTCGAATATGGAGTCTATCGACTACGCAATTTCATAGCACGCAAGCTGGGATATCTTTAG